From the genome of Pristis pectinata isolate sPriPec2 chromosome 19, sPriPec2.1.pri, whole genome shotgun sequence:
ggtgtagggggatggggttgtagggggatgggggtgtagggggatgggggtgtagggggatggggttgtagggggatggggtgtagggggatggggtTGTAGGGGGATGGGttgtagggggatgggggtgtagggggatgggggtgtagggggatggggtgtagggggatgggggtgtaggggatgggggtgtaggggatggggtgtagggggatggggttgtagggggatggggtgtagggggatggggtgtagggggatgggggtgtagggggatgggggtgtagggggatggggtgtagggggatgggggtgtaggggatgggggtgtaggggatggggtgtagggggatggggtgtagggggatgggggtgtagggggatggggtgtagggggatggggtgtagggggatgggggtgtagggggatgggttgtaggggatgggggtgtagggggatgggggtgtagggggatggggtgtagggggatgggggtgtagggggatgggttgtagggggatgggggtgtagggggatggggtgtagggggatgggttgtagggggatgggggtgtagggggatggggtgtagggggatgggggtgtagggggatgggggtgtagggggatggggtgtagggggatggggtgtagggTGGAATGGGTGAgtagggaggtggggagcagaaaatggagagaaCGGGGGGAGGAGACTGCTGGAGGTGATGACAAAGAAATGGAGGGTCACCGTTATTACAAAAAGAACAGTCCCCAGAGTTTGGCGGCCGGGCGGTGCCGAGGTGTGGGGAGACTGTCCGCCTGTCTGCAGTGATTagtctcactgtacctcggatcACACTGCCCTCCATCAGCCTCTCTCCTCCCGGGCCGGCGGAACCAGCGGCCGGGCCGGAGCGATGGAGGCGAAGCAGCGGCGCGTCCTGCGGAGGCTGCGGCTGGAGCTGGCCGAGCAGCTGCGGGTGGAGCAGCCGGTGCAGTACCTGTACCAGGAGCGGGTGGTCAGTCAGAGCTTCCTGGAGGAGCTGGAGGCCGAGCCGGTGGGCGCCCGCAGGACCCTGAAGCTGCTCGACTACCTGCCGGGCCGCGGGCCTCGGGCTTTCGCCGCCTTCGCCGAGTCTCTGAGGGACGAGTTTCCGTGGCTGTGCCGccggctggaggaggaggagagggcggAGGAAGAGCCCGAACCGCCGGCAGGTGAGTGCTCCACCAT
Proteins encoded in this window:
- the cradd gene encoding death domain-containing protein CRADD isoform X3, coding for MEAKQRRVLRRLRLELAEQLRVEQPVQYLYQERVVSQSFLEELEAEPVGARRTLKLLDYLPGRGPRAFAAFAESLRDEFPWLCRRLEEEERAEEEPEPPAGIPGGFLELALSSTQVHVSFLVQLVEIESELKLAT
- the cradd gene encoding death domain-containing protein CRADD isoform X2 is translated as MEAKQRRVLRRLRLELAEQLRVEQPVQYLYQERVVSQSFLEELEAEPVGARRTLKLLDYLPGRGPRAFAAFAESLRDEFPWLCRRLEEEERAEEEPEPPAGTLLTSSSAAFLEISTRLASLQRPRGMDWIIAQGWI
- the cradd gene encoding death domain-containing protein CRADD isoform X1; its protein translation is MEAKQRRVLRRLRLELAEQLRVEQPVQYLYQERVVSQSFLEELEAEPVGARRTLKLLDYLPGRGPRAFAAFAESLRDEFPWLCRRLEEEERAEEEPEPPADDLQSTISEHILNGVPTDKQLNQLSGQLGAEWERVVVDLGLKSSDIYRCKMNHQYNVQAQILAAFVLWKQRLGKRATVRNLCNSLISAEVDPTVISNAFQ